A single window of Psychromonas ingrahamii 37 DNA harbors:
- the recB gene encoding exodeoxyribonuclease V subunit beta: MDKLNKMNTTKTELVVQPLNALTFPLYGQRLIEASAGTGKTYTIASLFIRLLLGHGEQAAHQGPLTVDQILVVTFTEAATAELRNRIRERIQDVRLDFIQGESDNPFTQSLLKEVVDHQVAIRLLRFAELQMDEAAIFTIHGFCQRMLMQNAFESGSLFEQNLLEDDAQLLQLACNDFWRTFFYGLSTPLTELIFSYWENPGQLQKNLRPFLSRSDLHFLPKINDFDFKAKYERSISFIETLKINWLNDQSDYADIITHSAVSKRSYSKKNIPNWLKEVSQWALTSSASLSLPKSLVKFSQKTLDEKTPKGEIPTHPVFSEIEALLALDLSLENTILVKATHWVQAHLQSNKNKQMLLGFDDLLTRLDAALQNGNEKSLALNIRTAYPIALIDEFQDTDPVQYRIFTTIYQSLEGEDSEPLDKSLGLFMIGDPKQAIYSFRGADIFTYMKARQNVSAHYSLDYNYRSTPEMIDASNTFFEFCPAPFIYNDDIPFSAVQAPDKRRKKLVVENKDDPAQSALQFIHPVGGENSQGFKDSITHACINEIKKILLLAQQDKAYLEDKKGKRSIIRANHIAVLVRTGKEAQLIRNALFNENINSVYLSLKESVYATSHAKDLLRILQACLNPENERLLRAAIACKLFCQTPYQVHQILLNTRLWEEKIGQFIEYRRQWRSVGILAMLHKLFHQQAISAYLLKDTQGERLLTDVLHLAELLQKNSVDHDGEFALLRWFGEQIKQGNSGESEQKQRLESEKDLVQVSTLHKAKGLQYDIVFMPFTGLYQKPQACLYHDPDQNNALIFDLQNTKNNAALAEKEQLAEDLRLLYVGLTRSVYRCYIGIGNYKKGREKNSPLCKSALGYICLQAGKGLLAGDTEQLNKQLQKMADNSLNISIRPTPLLDETHYQARQSDQPLQAPLVLGKQVERNWWISSYSSLSRFHTQTNTQVASVTPTVMPIDNISNEQTEVSPAILTSPEKTPFSFPRGAKHGTFLHELFELTNLENMETETLNELLFEQLLLRHYPDPELWAPVLTAWIEQILGHDLAAGADIKLGDLSAQQKKIEMQFFIPMQELQANEVNNLLKKYDPLSARAGELQFRTVQGFLKGFIDLTFEKNGQYYVLDYKSNHLGDCLQDYNQTSMEQALIEHRYDFQYQLYTLALHRLLKSRLADYDYETHIGGVFYTFLRGMQGEQEYGVYFVKPSFSLIDGLDKLFSGQKNSAKSTVEPIC, from the coding sequence ATGGATAAATTAAATAAAATGAATACCACTAAAACAGAACTTGTCGTCCAACCGCTTAATGCATTAACTTTTCCTCTGTACGGGCAACGTTTAATTGAAGCCTCTGCAGGCACAGGTAAAACCTATACCATTGCCAGTTTGTTTATTCGCCTGTTACTCGGTCACGGTGAACAGGCTGCGCATCAAGGTCCTTTGACCGTTGACCAAATTTTAGTGGTCACTTTTACCGAAGCTGCAACAGCCGAGCTACGTAACCGTATTAGAGAGCGTATTCAAGATGTACGTTTAGATTTTATTCAAGGTGAGAGTGATAATCCTTTTACCCAAAGTTTGCTTAAGGAAGTAGTCGATCATCAGGTTGCTATTCGTTTATTACGTTTTGCTGAACTGCAAATGGATGAAGCTGCTATCTTTACTATTCATGGTTTCTGCCAGCGAATGCTGATGCAAAATGCCTTTGAGTCGGGCAGTTTATTCGAACAAAATTTATTAGAGGACGATGCTCAGTTATTACAGTTAGCCTGCAATGATTTCTGGCGCACTTTTTTCTATGGTTTATCCACACCTCTGACCGAACTTATTTTTAGTTATTGGGAGAATCCCGGGCAGCTGCAGAAAAATTTACGGCCGTTTTTATCACGCAGCGATCTGCATTTTTTACCGAAAATTAATGATTTTGATTTTAAAGCTAAGTATGAGCGCAGTATATCATTCATTGAAACCCTTAAAATAAACTGGCTTAATGATCAGTCGGATTATGCTGATATTATTACCCATTCCGCGGTTTCTAAACGCAGCTATAGCAAGAAAAATATCCCTAACTGGTTGAAAGAGGTCTCTCAATGGGCGTTAACCTCCAGCGCCAGTTTAAGTTTACCTAAAAGCCTGGTTAAATTTTCACAAAAAACATTAGATGAAAAAACACCCAAGGGTGAGATCCCAACACATCCGGTCTTTAGTGAGATTGAAGCGCTGTTAGCATTGGACCTCTCATTAGAAAATACTATTTTGGTAAAAGCCACCCATTGGGTGCAAGCACATCTGCAATCAAATAAAAATAAACAGATGTTATTGGGTTTTGATGACTTGTTAACACGCTTGGATGCGGCACTGCAAAACGGCAATGAAAAGAGTCTTGCCTTGAATATTAGGACGGCATATCCGATTGCTCTGATCGATGAATTTCAAGATACCGATCCGGTTCAATACCGTATTTTTACCACTATTTATCAGTCCCTTGAAGGCGAAGATTCCGAACCGCTTGATAAAAGTCTGGGTTTATTTATGATTGGCGATCCCAAGCAGGCGATTTACAGCTTTCGTGGCGCTGATATTTTTACCTATATGAAAGCGCGCCAGAATGTCAGTGCGCATTACAGCTTGGATTATAACTATCGTTCCACGCCCGAAATGATTGATGCTAGTAATACCTTTTTTGAATTTTGTCCCGCACCCTTTATTTATAATGATGATATCCCCTTTAGTGCGGTGCAGGCACCCGATAAGCGACGTAAAAAATTAGTGGTGGAGAATAAAGACGATCCTGCCCAAAGCGCATTACAGTTTATTCACCCCGTTGGCGGAGAAAATAGTCAAGGTTTCAAAGATTCAATAACCCATGCCTGTATCAATGAAATCAAAAAAATACTGTTATTAGCCCAGCAGGATAAGGCTTATCTGGAAGATAAAAAGGGTAAAAGAAGTATTATTAGGGCAAACCATATCGCAGTCCTAGTGCGCACTGGAAAAGAAGCACAGTTGATTCGTAACGCTTTATTTAATGAAAATATTAACAGTGTTTATTTGTCACTCAAAGAGAGTGTCTATGCAACATCCCATGCAAAGGACCTATTGCGTATTTTACAGGCTTGTTTAAACCCTGAAAATGAGCGTTTATTACGCGCAGCGATCGCCTGTAAACTGTTCTGTCAAACACCTTATCAAGTGCATCAAATTTTATTGAATACCCGCTTATGGGAAGAGAAAATAGGGCAATTTATAGAGTACCGCAGACAATGGCGCAGTGTGGGTATTTTGGCAATGTTACATAAATTATTTCATCAACAGGCAATAAGCGCTTATTTACTTAAAGATACTCAGGGCGAACGTTTATTAACAGACGTATTACATTTAGCGGAGTTATTACAAAAAAACAGTGTTGACCATGATGGTGAGTTTGCTTTGTTACGCTGGTTCGGTGAGCAGATAAAACAAGGAAATAGCGGTGAAAGTGAGCAAAAACAACGTTTAGAAAGTGAAAAAGATCTGGTTCAGGTGAGTACGTTACATAAAGCAAAAGGGCTACAATACGATATTGTGTTTATGCCTTTTACGGGGTTATATCAAAAACCTCAAGCCTGTTTATATCATGATCCTGACCAGAATAATGCGCTTATTTTTGATCTGCAAAATACCAAGAATAATGCTGCCCTCGCTGAAAAAGAGCAGCTGGCGGAAGATTTGCGCTTATTGTATGTCGGTCTGACGCGCAGTGTTTACCGTTGTTACATTGGTATTGGCAATTACAAAAAAGGGCGCGAGAAAAATAGTCCGCTGTGTAAAAGCGCGCTGGGTTATATCTGCTTACAGGCGGGTAAGGGTCTGTTAGCCGGTGATACCGAACAATTAAATAAACAGTTACAAAAAATGGCTGACAATAGTCTGAATATAAGCATCCGCCCAACGCCATTGTTGGATGAAACGCACTATCAGGCCAGACAAAGCGATCAACCTTTACAAGCCCCCTTGGTGCTCGGAAAACAGGTTGAAAGGAATTGGTGGATCAGCAGTTATTCATCATTGTCACGCTTTCATACACAGACTAATACTCAGGTAGCTTCAGTGACACCTACCGTTATGCCTATAGATAATATCAGCAATGAACAGACTGAAGTGTCACCCGCTATTTTAACCAGTCCCGAAAAAACACCCTTTAGTTTTCCCCGAGGGGCTAAGCACGGCACCTTTCTACATGAATTATTTGAGTTAACTAACCTTGAAAATATGGAAACTGAAACGCTCAATGAACTGTTATTTGAGCAACTCTTATTACGCCATTATCCGGATCCGGAATTGTGGGCTCCAGTATTAACCGCTTGGATAGAGCAGATTCTAGGTCATGACTTAGCTGCCGGCGCTGATATTAAATTAGGTGATTTGTCTGCCCAGCAGAAAAAAATTGAAATGCAGTTTTTTATTCCCATGCAGGAACTGCAGGCAAATGAGGTCAATAACCTATTAAAAAAATATGATCCATTATCTGCGCGTGCGGGGGAGTTGCAGTTTCGGACAGTACAGGGGTTTTTAAAAGGTTTTATCGATTTAACATTCGAAAAAAATGGACAATATTACGTGCTTGATTATAAATCTAATCATCTTGGTGACTGTTTGCAGGATTATAATCAAACTAGTATGGAGCAGGCCTTGATTGAACACCGCTACGATTTTCAATACCAGCTTTATACTCTGGCGCTGCATCGTCTGCTTAAATCTCGTTTAGCAGATTACGATTATGAAAC
- the add gene encoding adenosine deaminase: protein MITNTLPLTDLHRHLDGNIRIETILELGQKFALPLPAYDIEGLRPYVQVVENEADLMAFLSKLDWGVAVLGDLDACRRIAYENVQDVMHAKIDYAELRFSPYYMAMKHNLPLAGVVEAVVDGVHAGCRDFSVKANLIGIMSRTFGKQRCQQELAALLTQKDKLVAIDLAGDELGHPGEHFVEHFKTVRNANLQVTVHAGEAAGASSIWQAINKLGATRIGHGVKAIEDPTLLDYLVKHKIGIESCLTSNSQTSTVSSFAKHPIKTFLAHGVLACLNSDDPAVEGIELAHEYQVAATKVGLNQDQIRQAQINGLEVAFLSDAEKAALRNDALNR from the coding sequence ATGATTACTAACACGCTCCCATTAACAGATCTTCACCGTCATCTTGATGGTAATATCCGCATAGAAACCATTTTAGAATTAGGTCAAAAATTTGCCTTACCTTTGCCCGCTTATGATATTGAGGGCTTACGTCCCTATGTGCAAGTTGTTGAAAATGAAGCAGATTTAATGGCTTTTTTATCTAAATTGGATTGGGGTGTCGCGGTGTTGGGCGATCTTGATGCTTGTCGCCGTATTGCCTATGAAAATGTGCAGGATGTGATGCATGCAAAAATTGATTATGCGGAGTTGCGCTTTTCACCTTATTACATGGCAATGAAACACAATTTACCGCTTGCTGGTGTTGTTGAGGCTGTTGTGGACGGTGTGCATGCGGGGTGTCGCGATTTCTCTGTTAAAGCCAATTTAATCGGCATTATGAGCCGTACTTTCGGCAAGCAACGCTGCCAACAAGAGCTTGCTGCTTTATTAACTCAAAAAGATAAATTAGTTGCAATTGATTTGGCTGGCGATGAATTGGGGCACCCCGGCGAGCATTTTGTCGAACATTTTAAAACAGTTCGAAATGCAAATTTACAGGTCACTGTGCATGCCGGAGAGGCAGCTGGTGCAAGCAGTATTTGGCAGGCAATTAATAAGCTTGGAGCAACCCGCATTGGGCACGGTGTGAAAGCGATTGAAGATCCGACATTATTGGATTATCTGGTTAAACATAAAATAGGGATCGAATCTTGTTTAACCTCAAATAGTCAAACAAGCACGGTGAGCTCCTTTGCAAAGCATCCTATAAAGACTTTTTTAGCGCACGGGGTGCTCGCGTGTTTAAACAGTGATGATCCCGCTGTTGAAGGGATTGAACTCGCGCATGAATATCAAGTGGCGGCAACAAAAGTCGGTTTAAATCAAGACCAAATTCGTCAAGCACAAATTAATGGTCTTGAAGTTGCGTTTCTATCTGATGCCGAAAAAGCAGCACTGCGTAACGATGCATTAAATCGTTAG
- the recC gene encoding exodeoxyribonuclease V subunit gamma: MFRVYHSNQLALLKDLLVALMQGAKLTDPFASETILVQSPGMAQWLQLEIAQSTGISANIDFPLPASFIWQQFKHVLKDVPDKSPFNKMSMTWQIMRLLPDCLEDPDFSALLHYLEDDLYLRKRFQLSQKIADIFDQYLVYRPEWIAAWENASEQEISQWHAENTESIPAWLEDQRWQAKLWKKLTLTIAESFKAQGKAYHRAGLYKDFLDTLATKKTLEHLPKRIFVFGISALPESYLQALLGLAEHCDVHFLLTNPCRYYWADIVDPKLLAKRFAQSRQKLTVSGGEIKNLPDSSWQKDASHLQWSQSNDPDNEVGNPLLASMGKMGRDFLFQLYSLEQQEVDAFVDITRDSLLHHIQADVLDLQDSSQALSKDPSARISLAPEGNSLTLHLCHSVMREVEILHDNLLAMFAADNNLTPKDIIVMVPDIDQYAPYVQAVFASVEQNRYIPFSISDVSAQQENPILISFLQLLNLNQTRYTREDILALLEVPAILQRFNLNQDEFVLLQKWINESGIRWGLDEKSAAQWDLPRLSQNSWLFGIRRMLLGYAISDTLFEGISAYDEIQGLQGDLLGRFIDFIDALIKLQEGLKQSYNANQWQAFVYQLLEDFYQEDDDNTMVLSLIRNEMDNLLDHTGQADFTQPISLFVLIEHLEQHLSDQGNSQRFLAGQVNFCTLMPMRSIPFKVVCLLGMNDGQYPRNIVPMGFDLMAGHRKRGDRSRREEDRYLFLEALLSAQEKFYISYIGRDINDNSEKMPSVLVSELLNYCQQSFVLKDNQQDQNRVAEKALKAFISFHYPMQSFSERYYQGDVKTYNPNWWAALKDAKNAGEKSHKRLLTLDQSLTEVPLEQLKQFLKHPCKVFFNQRLDVYFELDDDQQENDEPFSFNHLQQYVLKHEQFEYALEGKSLDNLFIEKRAAGKLPFGEFAALIFTKDLEPMENLADLTTSYFIGEIETINIDIQFAEKRLFGELNDHCEKGLVRVKTGNIKGKDILTLWLEHLCYCIASGQNLNSTLLGQKEGFYFKELPADYAYNRISELLALYEAGLQQPLPFFIQSAFAWCEQVHKLEPNCFVFDDLEFATIAEAQQVASLCFSNDRGFSEGQDPYINRCYENLEDHWDAFQPLALKIFMPILSNIKPIDYDDLDGDE, translated from the coding sequence GTGTTTCGAGTATATCATTCAAATCAACTGGCGCTTTTAAAAGATTTATTGGTGGCTTTAATGCAGGGGGCGAAGCTGACAGACCCTTTTGCAAGCGAAACGATCCTAGTGCAAAGCCCGGGTATGGCACAGTGGTTACAATTAGAAATAGCACAATCAACGGGGATCAGTGCAAATATTGATTTTCCTTTACCTGCAAGTTTCATCTGGCAGCAATTTAAACATGTTTTAAAAGATGTGCCGGATAAAAGCCCCTTTAATAAAATGTCGATGACCTGGCAGATTATGCGGCTCTTACCCGATTGTTTAGAGGATCCTGATTTTTCTGCTTTATTACATTATCTCGAAGATGATTTATACCTGCGTAAGCGTTTCCAACTAAGCCAAAAAATCGCTGATATTTTTGATCAATATTTAGTTTATCGTCCGGAATGGATTGCAGCTTGGGAAAATGCCTCTGAACAGGAAATCAGCCAGTGGCATGCTGAAAACACCGAATCGATACCTGCGTGGTTAGAGGATCAGCGTTGGCAAGCCAAATTATGGAAAAAACTCACTCTGACTATTGCCGAGTCATTTAAAGCGCAGGGTAAAGCCTACCACCGTGCGGGTTTATATAAAGACTTTTTAGACACACTGGCCACTAAAAAAACACTGGAGCATCTGCCTAAGCGTATTTTTGTATTTGGTATATCGGCACTGCCTGAATCTTATCTGCAGGCGTTATTAGGACTCGCTGAACATTGTGATGTGCATTTTTTGTTAACTAATCCCTGCCGTTATTATTGGGCTGATATTGTTGATCCTAAATTGTTAGCCAAACGTTTTGCGCAAAGTCGTCAGAAATTAACTGTCAGTGGCGGTGAAATAAAAAATTTACCCGACTCCAGCTGGCAAAAAGATGCGTCGCATTTACAGTGGTCACAAAGCAATGATCCTGACAATGAAGTGGGTAATCCTCTTTTGGCTTCTATGGGTAAAATGGGACGTGATTTTCTTTTCCAGTTGTACTCGTTAGAACAACAGGAAGTGGATGCTTTTGTTGATATTACGCGTGATAGTTTATTGCATCATATTCAAGCGGATGTCTTAGACCTGCAGGACAGCAGTCAGGCATTAAGCAAGGATCCTAGCGCGCGTATTAGCCTTGCTCCGGAAGGTAACTCTCTCACCCTACATTTATGCCACAGTGTGATGCGCGAAGTGGAAATATTACACGATAACCTGCTGGCAATGTTTGCGGCAGATAATAACCTCACGCCAAAAGATATTATAGTGATGGTGCCTGATATCGATCAATATGCCCCCTATGTACAGGCGGTATTTGCCAGTGTAGAACAAAATCGTTATATCCCCTTTAGTATTTCTGATGTCAGTGCTCAGCAAGAAAATCCTATTTTGATCAGTTTCTTACAGTTATTGAATCTCAACCAGACACGTTATACTCGGGAAGATATTTTAGCCCTGCTGGAGGTGCCTGCCATATTACAGCGTTTTAACTTGAATCAAGATGAGTTTGTGTTGTTACAAAAATGGATCAACGAAAGTGGTATTCGTTGGGGCTTAGATGAAAAAAGTGCTGCACAGTGGGATTTACCCAGACTGTCGCAGAACAGCTGGTTATTTGGCATCAGGCGCATGCTGCTCGGTTATGCCATAAGTGATACTTTGTTTGAAGGTATCTCAGCCTATGATGAAATACAGGGTTTGCAGGGGGATTTGTTAGGCCGTTTTATCGACTTTATTGATGCTTTAATAAAGTTACAAGAGGGTTTAAAGCAGTCTTATAATGCCAATCAATGGCAGGCTTTTGTGTACCAACTGCTGGAAGACTTTTACCAGGAAGATGACGACAACACCATGGTCTTATCTCTTATCCGTAATGAAATGGATAATTTATTAGACCATACTGGGCAAGCTGATTTTACTCAACCTATCTCATTGTTTGTCTTAATTGAGCACCTAGAGCAGCATCTGTCGGATCAGGGAAACAGCCAGCGTTTTTTAGCGGGGCAAGTTAACTTTTGTACCCTGATGCCGATGCGTTCTATTCCCTTTAAAGTTGTTTGCCTGTTAGGCATGAACGATGGTCAATACCCCCGTAATATTGTTCCTATGGGATTTGATTTGATGGCAGGGCATCGTAAGCGAGGTGATCGCTCGCGTCGGGAAGAAGATCGATATCTCTTTTTAGAAGCACTGCTGTCGGCACAGGAAAAATTTTATATCAGTTATATTGGCCGGGATATTAATGATAACAGTGAAAAAATGCCCAGCGTATTAGTCTCGGAGTTACTTAACTATTGCCAGCAAAGCTTTGTATTAAAAGATAATCAGCAGGATCAAAACCGGGTTGCAGAAAAAGCGCTCAAGGCGTTTATCTCTTTTCACTATCCGATGCAAAGTTTTAGTGAACGTTATTATCAGGGCGATGTTAAAACCTACAATCCGAACTGGTGGGCGGCATTAAAGGATGCTAAAAATGCAGGGGAAAAGAGTCACAAGCGCCTTCTGACTCTGGATCAATCCTTAACTGAAGTACCATTAGAGCAATTAAAACAATTTTTAAAACATCCCTGCAAGGTGTTTTTTAATCAGCGCTTGGATGTCTACTTTGAATTAGATGACGATCAACAGGAAAATGATGAACCCTTCTCTTTTAATCATTTGCAGCAGTATGTTCTTAAACATGAACAGTTTGAATATGCTCTGGAGGGAAAATCATTAGATAATCTTTTTATTGAAAAGAGGGCTGCTGGTAAATTACCTTTTGGCGAATTTGCAGCACTGATTTTCACTAAAGATCTCGAGCCAATGGAGAACTTGGCGGATTTAACCACGAGTTATTTTATAGGTGAGATTGAAACCATTAATATTGATATTCAGTTTGCTGAAAAACGTTTATTCGGTGAGTTAAATGATCATTGTGAAAAAGGATTAGTACGGGTTAAAACTGGGAATATTAAAGGCAAGGATATTTTAACTCTTTGGTTGGAGCATCTTTGTTATTGTATCGCTTCCGGCCAAAATCTGAACTCCACTCTGCTTGGGCAGAAAGAGGGGTTCTATTTTAAAGAGCTGCCTGCGGATTATGCCTACAACAGAATAAGTGAACTGCTTGCGTTATATGAAGCGGGTTTGCAGCAACCGCTGCCTTTCTTTATACAGAGTGCTTTTGCCTGGTGTGAGCAGGTGCATAAACTTGAGCCCAATTGTTTTGTCTTTGATGATTTGGAGTTTGCAACTATTGCCGAAGCCCAGCAGGTGGCATCGCTCTGTTTCTCAAATGATCGTGGTTTTTCGGAAGGACAGGATCCTTATATCAATCGATGTTATGAAAACCTGGAAGACCATTGGGATGCTTTTCAGCCTTTAGCATTGAAAATATTTATGCCGATTTTGTCTAATATAAAGCCAATTGATTACGATGACTTAGATGGTGACGAATAA
- a CDS encoding DUF3012 domain-containing protein, which yields MKKLMGAVLLGLFVLGCTPKIGSEEWCGYLEEQPKGDWTANEVRDYAKYCIF from the coding sequence ATGAAAAAATTGATGGGTGCTGTATTACTGGGCTTATTTGTTTTAGGTTGTACGCCGAAAATCGGCAGCGAAGAGTGGTGTGGATATTTAGAAGAACAACCTAAAGGGGATTGGACGGCAAATGAAGTAAGGGATTATGCTAAGTATTGTATTTTTTAA
- a CDS encoding phosphoethanolamine transferase produces MKSTLLKTIKNINLSSNMVFLITLLSIYYGFVFNYPIIDKIYILSDNQSVFYFLSPLVLTFAFIIIFSILALPYLFKAIQIPLLITSALAFYASIKYNVMFDYSMIENIFETDTGEAFTYINFGSISYFIFLGLLPALIVFKTKITYAKSITREIINRLLLVIVAVVGILFIAFFYYKDYASIGRNNSYLNKMINPAHAYNSYKYLKITYLTKELAYKKIGQDASLENSSNDKPTLMILVVGETARSQNIFYNGYARNTNPHTQDMGIISFQDVSSCGTATAHSLPCMFSNMNRSNYDKNRAITQDNALDVISHAGVDMLWIENDGGDKRVADNFSKIEIAAEDSPELCDAGSCYDEVLLQNLDEKIQKNKGNQLIALHIKGSHGPTYWQRYPESKARFTPACNQSDIEHCSDQEIVNVYDNTLVYTDYIIAQTIKKLTEYSKQYNVALMYISDHGESLGENGLYLHGAPYMIAPEEQTQVPWFMWLGNGYAAAKGIDKQCLLDKANNDTFSHDNLFHTLLGFYGVDSTAKDSQLDIIASCKQSISNIAKTKSVDPEIN; encoded by the coding sequence TTGAAATCGACTTTGTTAAAGACCATTAAAAATATCAATCTCTCCTCAAATATGGTGTTTTTGATCACCCTTCTTTCAATATACTATGGCTTTGTTTTCAATTACCCTATTATCGATAAAATCTATATTTTATCGGACAATCAGAGTGTCTTTTATTTTCTGTCACCGCTCGTTTTAACTTTTGCATTTATTATTATTTTTTCAATACTCGCCCTGCCCTATCTATTTAAAGCAATACAAATCCCACTGCTGATAACATCTGCATTAGCTTTTTATGCCAGTATCAAATATAACGTCATGTTTGACTACTCTATGATAGAAAATATTTTTGAAACAGATACGGGGGAAGCTTTTACTTATATAAACTTTGGGTCAATTTCATACTTTATATTCTTAGGCCTACTACCTGCATTGATTGTTTTTAAAACAAAAATAACCTATGCAAAAAGTATTACCAGAGAAATAATTAATCGGCTTTTATTGGTTATTGTTGCCGTTGTTGGGATTTTGTTTATCGCCTTTTTTTATTACAAAGATTATGCCTCTATAGGGCGAAATAACAGCTATCTAAACAAAATGATTAACCCGGCTCATGCATACAATTCATATAAGTATCTGAAGATAACTTATTTAACAAAAGAATTGGCTTACAAAAAAATTGGCCAGGATGCGAGTCTGGAAAACAGCAGTAATGACAAACCTACTTTAATGATTTTAGTCGTGGGTGAGACAGCACGTTCACAAAATATTTTTTACAATGGTTATGCGCGTAATACCAATCCCCATACACAAGATATGGGGATAATTTCTTTTCAAGATGTTTCCTCATGCGGCACAGCGACTGCACACTCGTTACCCTGTATGTTTTCAAATATGAACCGCTCTAATTACGACAAAAATCGTGCAATTACCCAGGATAATGCTCTGGATGTTATTTCTCATGCAGGCGTGGATATGCTCTGGATTGAAAATGATGGCGGTGATAAAAGAGTCGCTGACAATTTTTCAAAAATAGAGATCGCAGCGGAAGACAGCCCGGAGTTATGTGATGCAGGATCCTGTTACGATGAGGTTTTACTGCAAAATCTAGACGAAAAAATTCAAAAAAATAAAGGTAATCAATTGATCGCTTTACATATTAAAGGCAGTCATGGACCGACCTACTGGCAGCGCTATCCGGAAAGTAAAGCACGATTCACCCCCGCTTGTAATCAAAGTGATATTGAACACTGCAGCGATCAAGAGATAGTCAATGTTTATGATAATACCCTTGTTTATACGGATTATATTATTGCCCAGACCATTAAAAAATTAACAGAATATTCGAAGCAATATAATGTTGCCTTAATGTATATCTCAGACCATGGCGAATCGCTTGGTGAAAATGGCTTATATCTGCATGGTGCTCCTTATATGATTGCCCCTGAAGAACAAACTCAGGTTCCCTGGTTTATGTGGTTAGGAAATGGTTATGCCGCTGCAAAAGGGATCGATAAACAGTGTCTGCTTGATAAAGCAAACAATGATACCTTTTCTCACGATAATCTGTTCCATACTCTCCTCGGATTCTATGGTGTTGATTCAACAGCAAAAGATAGTCAACTGGATATTATTGCCAGTTGCAAACAGAGCATAAGTAATATTGCAAAAACGAAGTCAGTCGATCCTGAAATAAATTAG